The following is a genomic window from Apis cerana isolate GH-2021 linkage group LG6, AcerK_1.0, whole genome shotgun sequence.
ATCCAAATTTTTCGTTCGTGGAAAGGGCGGAAACAGGGTTTAAGGAGTAGGAGTAGAGTGGAGAcggtaaaatattgtaaagcCAGGTTAAGTCGAGGGGAGAAACGTTGATTGCGGTAATCCACAGTAACTTGCAAACGGTGCAATCTGGCTGGAGGCAGAGGTTAGAGAAGAAGAGGTTAGAGAAGTTCGGTTGAAAAGATTGCAAGGGTTGAACCCGTGTTGGGAGAAGTTAGATCGAAAGCTTCTAAACGATAAATCTCGttgttattttctaatttttatttcctattgaaatatgctttcttttttttttttttttttaatatctgttcTTCCTTAATTGTAATCACTTATAGGTTTGCAGTATATGAGATTATTGAGTTGTTTTTGTATAAAGAACGAGTAAGCAATTGTAATACTACTTTCCtttgatattaattctatttcaacTTCATATTTTAGTAGATAAAGACAATACTTTGaagacaataatatttatttctgtataataattattctcgacGGTTGACGAGGTCCGTGTGAACCGTTAATTGAAAACCGTGTCACGAAATTTCCTTGATTTAACGAAAATTCTTTGACTACGCGAAGAATGACACGCGGCCAAGTAGAAAGCGGAAGGTTCAAAAGAtcagaaagagaaaatagtggtcttttgaaatatcatcGTACAAACGGGGAACGTAGTTACGCGAACCTTTGCGTGCAATAACGAAGTGCTTTCGAATTTTCTACAGCatgaaaactaaaaattaagaacATCCTTACAATCTTTTCACTCGTACGTACTTACACACATTGCCAGTATACTAAAATAACGTCACGTAGAATATATAGCGACATAAATGACATAATCCTCGATACGCTTAGCCAACAGCTATAATCCATTACGTTTCATCCATAAAATGGTAAATTATATCTCGCAATTCGTGTCCAACctctagaagaaaaaaatcgattaaagtGCAATCGCATTgcaataacataaaaaaaatgaaaaaacatcTTCGAAAACGATACGATATTCCCTGTTTAATTTCAGCTATCTTGGGTCCATCGGTCGCGAGTAATAAACAATCACACGAGAAGGCACAACGGCGAGAAAATCTACATCCTGAAATCTAACCACGAGTGGCTGAACCTCACGATACCGGACGTTGCGCACTCGGACAAGGGCGATTACGTCTGTTTGGCGAAAAGTCCGGGCGGAAATACGGAGAAGAACGTGACCCTGACGATCGCAGGCGACGCCCTAGGCGGCAAGGACAATATAATCAGTCTGCCCCTCGCCCTCGGCTTAGGCGTGACCGCGTTACTGCTTCTGATCGTCACCGTAACCCTTTGCGTGTGCTACTGCCGTCGCCGTCGTATCAGGCACGACGAGAAGAGCCTAGAGGCCGCCTCGATGGAGCACCACGGCCTAGGCGAACAGGAGAAGTCCCTCATCACGACCATAAATCCCGTGGTGAAGCCACCCAGGCGGTACGAGGCGCCTTCGGTGACATCGCACGGCACCGAGATGACGGAGCTGAATCGTACATTGCTCGACAACGACTCGGTCTTCGGTCAGTACACTGCCTACATTACTAAACAGTGCGTGGCAAGGTGCTAGCTACTAACCATTTGTTAGCTTCCGACCGGCGATTACGCTTGGACGACTTACGATGCCTCGACGACGATGGTGGCTCGCCTCGCGTGCAACTTGGACGAGCACGAAACGAGGAAATCGAACGAGTAATGGATTTCCGAGTGTGATCCCTCTTTAAGCTTGTTTCTTTGCCGCAGTTTTTACGATAACTTTTGAACTTTCCATTGATCCGAGTGTCGATATCTAATAGGCAGatgtctctttttctttttttctttttttggaattttttggaagatattttgagaattttagaGTTCAATGATGAGGATTGAAGTTGATGATAATGTAATTCAAGCAAGGAAAGTAAGAATGGAGGataatgagaatattttttaaattgttaatttttgctACGAAATAATTACAGTGGAAATTATGTAGCTAAACTTCAGAATTTTTCTATTGGCTGTTTTATTAggaatcgtaaaaaaagaatataacagAAAAAGTCTCGTAACACGTTCTATGCaaagtaagaataataaaaaggaaagaattgtTATATTCCTTCCAGGAAGTATTCTTTTAGTTCTATTATGTTAGTAAACTAGAAATGTACGAAATATACGGAAACTTATGATGAGAAGTCAATTTTAACTAAGCCAATAGTAGCTTAATTACATACTCGACATCTACCGAcgaaaaaatcgaaagttttattcaaaaagtaAAGTGTCAATTTATGCGTAACGTTCAATCTAACTTTTTCATCCAGagcatttttttatctttaaattttcttgaaaaaaaaaagaactcccAACCTTTCTCTCGCTCAAACTCTAAAAACTAAACTAATGTCAAAAAAtaagatcaaatattttaacactTTGAGTATATACGTTTCATCCATGATAATACATTACAATTTGCAATAGgacagaaattaaaaaaaaaattccagaaaaatattatgctcaacgttatattttatttaataaaacatcgcgaaaattgaaaatcgacaAGAGTTGAGATACCACATCCTCTGTTCATTTCTGTATACAGCGGTGCAGCTTATTCGTAGCAGAATCATCCTGCTCTGATATTGACACGGAGATCGATCAACGGGTGTACACGAACAAAGGAATTTCACCCTCCCCCCAATAACGGGGGGGTAACACCGAAACGAAATCCAATTTAGATATTGTTAACGCTCGGATCATTAATCTTCCGATTTCCTTCGAAAACATTCGTTCGCTCCCGGTATCGTAGCTATCGTCGCTAATTAAGGGGCGGAATAGATTAATCGAATTGCACGTATATGGAGAGTGTATTTAACTTTAAGACAATCGTGTAGATCGTATTAATGCTGGCGAGGTTTCGGTAATCCCTCCCGTGCCAGATAAATGAGGCGCCATCGATCCTAGGTTACCGACTATCGACCAAGACTATCGCAAGATTAATGAGAGCGTGTAACGTGTGACGATGCAGAGAGAAAGGAAGTGAGAAAGGAGCGGAGCGAGAGTGCGTGCGCgtgaaagaaatagaaagagaaaggcACTCGTCATTTGCGTCTGGTCGTTATCGATAGCGTCCCCTCCTCTCCGCGAAAAATCTTGTTTTCCCGGAAAGAAAACACGACGCATGCGGGATGCCTCTGTCTGACGGTCGTTAATTACACACGACGTGATCTAATCGCCGTGTTTCACGGATGTATTCGAGAAACGATTATTTTGATAGACTTGTAAATACATCGATCGTTCAAACGTGATggataaattctattataaacgTTGACGCGTCGAACAGAATCGAAGTACTATTTTTGTCGTTAGCTTTAGCTCGCACGTCTGCTCGTATCGTGGCGACGTCGTTGTACATAAGTGTGCATAATCTTCTCGCAGAGAGCGACGATGACGATAATAACGGCGATCAACGAGAAAAGCGGAATGTATTGCGTTTATATTGCAGTTCGATTTGGCGCCTGAATTCCGTGAACCGTGAAAAGTGATAAAGAAAGGAACGAAACGTGAGAGGGAGCGGTCTTTAGCtctaaataatggaaatacaATGGGAAACAATGGAGCTGATAATTGTGTACGCATATAATGGTGATTAGAACgataaaggaaaaggaaagtgCGCGGTTCGCAACATTTGCCTCGGCTCCTACAAAGGGagagaaaataatcattacaCGATGCTCCCCTCTGAATTAGCAGACTGCCCTTTTATCGAGAACGATAGAGACGATTCGTGCATATTCCCACCACGAACTACGCGTATACCTACATGTATACCTACTTACACGTACGCGATTTTCCGTCTCTTTTTCCCTGCACTTTCAAAGACAGTAATTGAAATTGTCGAGGATCTCATATCTAAACAGCCACCTTCCGCATCTCAACTACCTCCGTGTACACCGTGTACCCTTTGTATCCGCTGACGGAAGGTTGtgcaatctttttctttccgcaTCCTTGCCCTACTTTCTCCTCTCCTATCGAACAGGACTCGAGTAAGTGAAAAATACGAGCTccgataaaatttctatgattACCGCTCTTAGTTTATGGCGCCACCGAACATTTCACGCGATATACGTAAGGCCGCTAAGGGATGGAAAGATTAGAATTGCGATACTGCACAGAACTGGTCTATGAACTCAATTATAGATACGATACAAACGCGCACGGTTATCGTTATATTGGGATTCGATCGAAAGTAACGAATCGGATCCTTTGTCTAATTATCTTTCCGGCTTTATGTTACAACCACTTAGGAATACTTGTGCATAGATAATATCCGAGTGAAATATGCATGGTAAAGAAACGATACTAAGTAggtatataatgtaatacatCAATATCGATCCacatttcattttcttgaCAGATTCGTTACACGGGGGAGAGGGGCGGTTTGAAGTCTCGGtcgatgtttaaataatagcTTCGAGCAGGAGCCGAGCGAAACATATAAGAATCACGACCCACTTTTCTgacgatgaaattttatctcgaAGGGTACGATCGATTTACCTGTCTTCGAGATATAAGCCGTGACAGctcttgtatattatataatcttccTCGATAGTGGTACACGATATTTGACGTAGTTCCTTGGAAATGAAGGTATCAAACCTGGATATTTTTTGTCATTATCGGACTCTCGACGAATTGCGAATTTAACGTTTTAGTTATGGGAAGAGCGTAAGACGTCTGTCCGGTTTGAAAGAAGCTTTCTCGAGGAACGCTTTTTGCTTCGAAGGCatactttgaaaaagaatatttgaaatcggTATCGAATGCTGCAGTTCGAAGTAGGAACAGATGGGTTAGGGATTGATAACAATTTTACGATACTCTTTATTACATATGTTTTAGAATTAagtttaaactttaattttatcgttactttaacattctttttttttctatactaacatttctaaatttatttgcatGTGATTTTGTACTGATTACTTTAAACTTTCAAATGATATGTGGTGAGTCAAAATGACCTATGGTATTTGGATGGTATTTAAGCTGAATTAactctataattatatattttctgaatgaaaaaaaagaaaaactttctcGAATTTCAGATCATTTCGCGGTTATCGTAAATAAATAGCGCAAGAATTCAGAATCGACCGTATTTACACCATCTATCCACGTCCTTGTACCAAATTGCAACTAGATTCAACTCGAAAAACCGCAAGACGTATCGTTCTCGTCTCAACTGTACGACCCCGTATATTACACAGTTATCCAGATGTCTCCCTTGATTGATTCGGCGATGACTActcccctctttcttttttttttcctcttcattttttatttcatcatcattatcgcGTCTctcacttttctttcttaacgTTCGCccttcttttttgtttatgtTCTGGCAGCTGATGGTATCGGTGGCGGTGTCGGCAGCGGGGTGATCGGCGGCGTCGGCGACGACGAGAGGGAAGAACGAGCGACGCCAGAGCTCGAGAGCGGGACAGGCACCTTATGCCGCGGAGGAGGCGGAAGCTATCGCCAGTATCCGCCGGATTTGTTGGCCTTCTCCGGGGGCCGGGGCGCATCTCCAACTAGCCAGGCGTCCACGGCGCCGGACAACACGCGTCTTCCGAGTCAGCACGCGACGCCCACCACGGCCGCGTTCGGCTCCCCCTCGAACCAATATCCGGCCGCGTTCAAGACCCTGCCGCACAACCGTAGCGTCACCCCCTACGGAATCACGAGCTCGACGATCGCGCCCGTGATGCCCCGCCACGGCTACGTGACGATACCTAGGAGACCAAGAGCGCCCAGTTGGAGCAGCGGGCCCCCCACCTCGCCCACGGACGGATTGGAGCCGGTTTACGACAATCTGGGGCTTAGGACAACCGCGGACGGTAGTTCGGTGCTGTCGTTGAACAAGAGTCCTGAACCACTGTCCACGATGAGGAATAGGCCTCTGCCCGGAACGCCGGCCTCCCATTACGGCACCATACAACGAAGCACCCCGAACATACTGACAAGCAGCCCGCTCGACAGATCCGCGCCCGAGGGCGCGGCTGAATGGCCGTCCAAGATCGCCGACGAGTCGACGGACAGTACGAACCAACTGCTTGGACAACAGgcgcagcagcagcaacaacaacagcaacagtCGGGCAGTAGCAACACGCTTAATAGGAAAGTGCCACCGAGACCACCGCCGAAACCCAAGAAGAAGTCGACCAACGGGCCTCTTTACGAGGACGAGGGTGAGGACGGCACGGAAGTATGATCGATGTACGTCGGCCGGCGAAGATGAGGCCGCGAGGTCGTGGCCGTGGTGAGCACAAGGGACGCATGACCGAAGCCACAATAAACCGGTAGTGCCTTTCGAGAAACGAGTTGACGATCCAGCGCCCGAGGGATGTCGAGGATCGTCGATAATACACGGTTGGAGCGCGTTCGGAGGTCCGGCCGGCAAATGTGCTGACGAACGAGCGTGCGAGGGCTTCCAACATCCGGTGATGAGAGGGATCGTAGATCCGCCGGAACATAGCGGCGAAACATCTCGGGCGAGACGCCTTTTGCCGGTCGTTCTTTCTTTGCTCGTCGTGTtccctctgtctctctctctctcctcgtgtattcctttttatttattttatcgcagGGTTTTTTCGCACGCTTGTTACGGAACATATCACGTACGTGTATATGTGGCTCGTgagatcgatatttaattatctgaaATAATTGTCGGTGGATAATAAGAGCGAGGGGAACGATGAACGAAAATTGACTACTTGTTCTTCTGGAtcgtttcatcatttttaggggaaaatttgttttcgatTGATTGAATCTCGACGGATTCGATGGACGATCGTTACGAAGGTTCGTGCTTGGTCTCCGGATGTGAGGAGGGAAATAGTGTAGAGATAACGTCTTGTGCCGTTGGATGAACGTTTATCGGACGGTCTGTGTGTAAAATACAACGTAACGGGATAATTAGCATTAAGGATAACGTCAACAGACGTTCGTCTTATTTATTGACGTGCTTGTTGCATGCCACACATTCGAGCCACATTCACATC
Proteins encoded in this region:
- the LOC107993834 gene encoding leucine-rich repeat-containing protein 24, which produces MELRTAKLLLYSTLMVVVCWSQEYWTAQCASSCKCRWISGKKAAECIRQNLSQIPVGLSPEIQNFDLTGNRITYLMHESFSRVHLVNLQKLVLRKCEIELIHTDAFNGLKIVIEIDLSANNIGTLYPGTFEETQRLRVLLLNDNKLKVLENGLFHNLKYLQKVELSNNELERIDDKTFRNLPELRSLTLDANNLSALKVQSFDTLPKLGSLELHNNPWNCNCRLKRFRDWTIEKKLYTKPTTCQQPESLAGKMWDEISSDEFACRPEIFTIGPSVKVEVGKGNVTFWCRASGIPRPQLSWVHRSRVINNHTRRHNGEKIYILKSNHEWLNLTIPDVAHSDKGDYVCLAKSPGGNTEKNVTLTIAGDALGGKDNIISLPLALGLGVTALLLLIVTVTLCVCYCRRRRIRHDEKSLEAASMEHHGLGEQEKSLITTINPVVKPPRRYEAPSVTSHGTEMTELNRTLLDNDSVFADGIGGGVGSGVIGGVGDDEREERATPELESGTGTLCRGGGGSYRQYPPDLLAFSGGRGASPTSQASTAPDNTRLPSQHATPTTAAFGSPSNQYPAAFKTLPHNRSVTPYGITSSTIAPVMPRHGYVTIPRRPRAPSWSSGPPTSPTDGLEPVYDNLGLRTTADGSSVLSLNKSPEPLSTMRNRPLPGTPASHYGTIQRSTPNILTSSPLDRSAPEGAAEWPSKIADESTDSTNQLLGQQAQQQQQQQQQSGSSNTLNRKVPPRPPPKPKKKSTNGPLYEDEGEDGTEV